A segment of the Candidatus Sumerlaea chitinivorans genome:
TGGTCGCCGCAACCGAGAAGTTGAGAGAAATGTTGCCTTGCGCCCCGTTCTTGCCATCCACGGCGATGTAGTAGGTATTGAGTGGCGTTGCTTCGAACTCCACCGAGCTCCGCGTATTTGTGCCCGGCGCGATATCGTCGTTGCCCGCCACAAAGGTCAAGGCATTCACCGCGATGCCGGTATAAATCGCGAGCAGGGTATCGAAGTTGCTGCCTACCGTGTCCAGCTTCACGCGCACGGGCTGAGGTGTTGCGGGGGCCACCCAGACGTACCACACTGAGGCTCCACCGATATTGCCCGCATGATAAGGCTCGCCAGACTCTTTGCTGGCAAAGCGGTTCGAGCCCGTGATGGGCGACGTCGGACACGTGCCCAGAACTTCTGCCGCTGCGAAATTGTCGTTCGACGGCGGGCTACCGATCGTAATCGAACGGGTGACAACATTGTCCCCTTCATCCTGCTCAGCCACCTGATTCGACGGGTCGATCGTCACCGTGATGGTATGCGAGCCCGGGGTCAAAAGTCCGAGCGAGATATTGGTCTGCTGGGCTTGGGCCCGGCTCGCCAGACCACCAGGGTAGCTAATGGTTTGCACCACGACGCTATCCACTGCGATCGTAACCGAGAACGCGCCCGAGGCGATGTTGCCTTCGTTCACAATGTTGTAGTTCACGTAGACGGGTCGCGTCGCGGTGAAGTTCGTTTCGTCGTTCGGCGAGTTCAGTGTCTGGTTGATGACCACGGCATCCTGCCACGTGGTGGGCTTGAGGAACTTCAAATTCACGAAGTTGAAAGCGCCCCCGCCTGCTCCTGCTGCAGCATCGGCGCTGATCAGGCCGGCGCCCGTGACATCATCCCAACCCGGCGCAGCACGGAAACCCTTCACATCCGTGGCTGTGACAACCAACCGCCGGGTCATTTCCGTTGGGGTAAGCAGCGGATCTGCGCTCTTGAGCAAGGCCCCCACCGCCGCGGCATTCGGCGCCGCTGCCGATGTTCCAAAGAAATTTGCGTATCCATCCGGCTCGCCGTCGGCAGGTGGTACACTCAAGTCGCTTGAACCAAAGAACGTTGTGTTACAGCCGTCCACCGCTGCCAACGTCGGCGCACTCACCGTGCGGGGCGTACGCAAGGCTTTGCCGAGCGAATCGAAGAGGATGCTAAAGGTCCCACCCCGCGCCGTAAACAGCTCGGGATCAATCTCCGCGGTGGCTCCGTAGACCGTGGGGTAGAGAGCTTCCCACCACGGAACCGCCGCGACCGACACGACCCCTTTCGCCAACGCATGGCCATACATCGTGGGCCCACCGTAAGCTGAGGTTGCATTCGTGATGCCTTGGACACTCACCCCGCCACTGGTGAAGAACACGACACGGAACTCGAGGTTTACGCGACTGTTCTGCGGAATCCGCGTCGTGCTGCCTTGGTAATGGTCAATCGCGAAGAAAACTGTCTGATTCGGTCCGCCGGTAAACGTGAGGATTTCGACCGGGTCCCCCAAGGGCAAGTAGCTTGCGCCCTGCCCTTCACGGCTAAACGCCAGCGGCGTGGCAAACTCACTTGGAGAGGGCGAAGCTAAGAGGTACATGTCGAGGTCAATTTTGGAGCCCGATTTTCCCGGCACTGGATTCAGACTAAAGAAGGGTTGATTCCACTGCAGAACAATTGTCACCGAGCCGCCGCTTGGGCCAAAGGTAATCGGCAGGTAAGGGTTTCTCCCGCCCCAGTCATGGAGATCTTTGCCCGTCGGGGGCAGCTTTGCCTCTGACTGGCGACGATTGACGTCGCGATAGGGCGAACGGATGGCAAGGTTGCCCGCATTACCGGCGGCACTAAAGTAGGCCACATTCGCACCCGTTGCTGCTGCAGCCGCCTGCGCAACGAACCCATCCTGATACATGGGCTCCTTATAATAAATCACGTCATCCACAATGATATGGCAGCCGGCTTCCGTTCGCAGCCGGTGGATTGCATCCGCAAAACTCGCCTCACCACCTAAAGCCGTGTGGAATGCAATCGCCGCTCCCGGGGCGACATCATGAATGAGCTCGGCCATCGCTGCGCCTTCGTCATTACCCGGCAGGTCATCGCGCACAATCGTCACACTCGACGGCAGGTCTCCGCTTTTCTGCGGCTTTGAGTTCTCCAGAATGCCGGCTTGCCCTTGAGCGGGCACCGTATCGGTATCGCGCACATTGCTCGTCCACGAGAAGCTATCGCTGATGACCCCAACGCGCACACCCCGTCCGTCTACCCCAAAGAGCGGTAAACTTTCCGCGCGAAGAGCGCGATCGGCGCGGCTGTCGGCGGCACCTTGGCTTGCAATGTGGGGCCGATAGACCGGCTCTACCATGGCCACCTCGGAGATCTTTGCGATCGCTGCGATTTCCTGAAGATCGCTCACCGCGAGGACCACGCGCTTGTATTGCGGATAATAGCCAACGACTTCAACGCCGGGCAGTGCGAACTTGCGCAACACCGCATCATCGAGTAGCGTGCAGATGGCCTCCACTAAGAGCCCCTCGCCTGTGGCGTTGAGGCTAAAGAGAGACGCCTCAGGAGTGCTGCGCAAAGCTTCGCGCACCGTGGCCGCCCGCTTGACCCTCGCTGTCTCACCCAGGCGAAGAAGCTTCGTATTCACTTTTCCAAGATTTGGGTCGCCCCCTGCTTCCGGCGACTTTGGCGGTAGCTGAGCGTAGGCCGCAGCAAGGCTTAGCCCGACTCCGATTAGGAATGCGTTACGCAGTCTACTCCACACCCGACTTGACATGGTATCATGCTCCATTGAGGAGAATCACGCCGGCTCGATCGTCGTGCAGGCGTCCCGCCCGCAAGGCTGGGGCCGTTAGGTCAACTTTTCCTAATGCGGCCACGTTGCACGCGGGATACATGCACGCAGCAACCCATCCCGCCCATCCATTCCGGAGCGGGGAACCACTCCAATCCATTGGGTCGTTCTGAGTTCACCAGCGTTTATGCCTGACTATGACCGCAAGGCGGAGCGTTACGTCAAGACTTCTTTCTCGCAGTCCGTCCTACTCCGAACCTAAGAGCCTTTTGCTGCGAAAAAATAAGCTCTGGGGGCGCCAGACGTTATTTCAACATTGGGTCAAGCCCAACACAATGCGGACTTGATGAAGATTCCTGAAGGGGTCACTTTTTCCAACTCAAAGGAAAGGGTTTGACAGTCACAACCGCGGCAACGGGGATGGCAGCAAGCCACCAACGCCGTCTTGTCCAGAGACTTTGTGCCTGCTGATGAAAGCTCACAGCTGATACAAAGGGAGGCCACACTATACCTTCAGCGGTTCATGGGCGCAAAGTCCCATGCTGTTTTTCTACTTGTCACCATCGCTTTACGATTGATCAATCGGTCCAAATCCGTAAAGAAGGCCTAAAAAGAGAGTTTCTGTTTTTTCGATGCGCCTAATTCGCATGAGGTGGGAAGGAGAACTATATCCTTAATAGTTAATGTCAGATGCGGGGGTGAGTAGTATTTAGCTCATTTTCGAGCGAAGCCGAGTAGCATAGCAGCACCGCCGAGGGGCAACTGTGAGCGAGCAGCGACCCGACAAAGCCGATAAAGAGCGCAAAGCCACGCAACCGAAGCGTGGCAAGAAGTTTCAACGTGCGCAAACATTCTCGGATGAGGGGCAGGAAGCTTTGCGAGTAGCCGCGATGGCAGGGGGGGCGCCAAGCGAAACGAATCCTGTAGATCTCTCATCTCTTGAGTTACCGCCGAAGGAGGCGGAAGCGCTCTCACACGAGGCGCGCGTTCTCGAAGCGCTCCCGCACCACATTGCTCTCCTTGATTCGACGGGCAGAATCCTCTGGGTGAATCGCGCGTGGCGCCATTTCGCGATCGCTAACGACCTCCCCAGTGCCACCTACGCCGTCGGTGCAAATTACGTCGAAATCTGCGAACGTGCCACCGGCCCTAACGCGACCGAAGCCCCGACGGTCGCGCAAGGGTTGCGTGATGTCCTGTCCGGTAAAGTCGACACTTTCTCAATGGAGTACCCGTGTCACTCTCCGACAGAAAAGCGCTGGTTCCGCGTTCTCATCACGCCGATTGAGGACGGATTGGCGCGAGGTGCAGTCGTTTCGCACATTAACATTACTGAGGAGATGCTTGCCCGACAAGCCTTGGAGGAGCACGAAGCCCGGCAGCGCCTCGGGCTCGAGGCGGCTCGGGCCGGGATTTGGCGAATTCAACTCGCCGAGGATACCATCGAGTTTGATGAGACGTGTGCAAAACTTTTGGGGTGGCAACACCCAAGTCGGTGCAGCCCATTCTCCGCCTTCTTACGCCTCGTTTTCCCTCAAGACCGAGACCACGTCCGTGCCGTTGCACGCTTAGCTCACAGTGCCGTGGATGTGTACGACGCATACTTCCGTGTGCGTTGGCGCGATGGCAGTATCCACTTTATCCATGCACGCGGCCACGCCTTGGCTTCCACACGCGACGCTGCGCCTACCTACGTTACCGGAATCCTGTTCGACGAGACTGAAAGCCAACGCCGTGCCCGTGAGCACGAAGCTGTGGTCAAGCTTTCCCGCGCTCTGCGCTCGGCAACCAATTTGGACGAAGCAGGTCGGGTGATTCTCGAAGAAATCGTGCACGCCATGGATGCCGAGGCCGGTCTTATCGCCCTCCGCGAAGGCGAAGAGGAAAAAATTGTGACGCTGGGTGCCATCGGCCGATGGGAGCCGCTCCAAGGGACGGATGCGACGTGGGAAGAGGGCATTTTGGGAAGAGTGGCATCCACTCAGACTCCCTATTTCTCGGAATCCGCGTGGGAAGACCCACAATGCCTTCGTCCGGACCTTCTCCGAGGCTTGCGGGGCTTTATGGCCTTGCCGCTCATTAGCCACCAGGAGCTTACGGGCGTCCTTGCAGTGGGCCGCACGACCCCGTTTGACGCTGAGGATGTCCAGCTGGTAACGGCTTTAGCAGATCTGGCCTCCAACGCACTCGCACGCATCCGCCATTACCGCGCCCTCGAAGAACGACTGGAGGAGCTGAGGGGTCTCCACGAGATCGATCTCGCGATCACCCATACCCTTGATCTTGACGAAGTCCTCTCACAGATTCTCGAGCATACGCTGCCGCGTTTGGGGATGGATGCGGGCAGCGTGTATCTGTTGGAAGGCGACAGCGACATCTTGGTGTGTCGGGCCGCGTTGGGCTTCAAGAGCCTTCACGTCTGGCATGCTCGGCCTTCCGTGGGCTTGGGTCTTGTGGGAGAAGTTGCCAAACGGCGCGCCCCAATCTTGCTGTCCGGCCACGAGGAACTCCTCAGAAAGTGCCGGCGTAGCGACATGCTCGCGGAAGAAGGCTTTAGCGCCTATGCGGGGCTTCCTCTGCTTCTTGGTCCCAAACTGATTGGAGTGTTGAACTTTTCTCGCGTCAGCCTCGCCATTTCACGCCCCAGTGGGTGAGTTTCGCGATGATGCTAGCCACCCAGACGACGATGGCAATCAATAACTCTCAGCTCCACTCGGAACTGCAGCTCGCGCATGCGGAGTTGATCGCCACCTACGATAGCACGATCGAGGGCTGGGCACGAGCCATGGATTACCGCGACAGCGAAACGCTGGGCCACAGCGCGCGCGTCACCGGGATCACGCTCACGCTCATGCGGGAGTTCGGTGCGACTCCAGATGACCTTGTTATCATTCGGCGCGGCGCGCTTCTCCACGACATCGGGAAGATGGCGATCCCGGATTCGATCCTCCGCAAGCCGGGCCCACTGACGCCTGAGGAGTGGGAGCTCATGCGCAAACATCCGCTGATCGCCATCGAGCTGCTTCGCCCTATCAAGTTTCTGGAACCCAGTTTGCCCATTCCTGCCTACCATCACGAGCGTTGGGACGGCACAGGCTATCCGTTCGGGCTAAAAGGCGAGGAGATTCCGTTGCCGGCACGGGTATTTGCGGTTGTGGACGTGTGGGATGCGCTGATTTCTGACCGCCCCTATCGGCCCGCTTGGCCGCGAGAAAAAGCTCTCGAATATATCGCCGAGCAGGCCGGCAAGCAATTTGATCCCGAGGCTGTCCGCGTCTTTCTCGACCTCGCTCGAAAAGGCCACATTTTCACAGGAACATAATGCAACGTTTACGGGCTCTGGGGCTCACA
Coding sequences within it:
- a CDS encoding diguanylate cyclase/phosphodiesterase (GGDEF & EAL domains) with PAS/PAC sensor(s), producing the protein MSEQRPDKADKERKATQPKRGKKFQRAQTFSDEGQEALRVAAMAGGAPSETNPVDLSSLELPPKEAEALSHEARVLEALPHHIALLDSTGRILWVNRAWRHFAIANDLPSATYAVGANYVEICERATGPNATEAPTVAQGLRDVLSGKVDTFSMEYPCHSPTEKRWFRVLITPIEDGLARGAVVSHINITEEMLARQALEEHEARQRLGLEAARAGIWRIQLAEDTIEFDETCAKLLGWQHPSRCSPFSAFLRLVFPQDRDHVRAVARLAHSAVDVYDAYFRVRWRDGSIHFIHARGHALASTRDAAPTYVTGILFDETESQRRAREHEAVVKLSRALRSATNLDEAGRVILEEIVHAMDAEAGLIALREGEEEKIVTLGAIGRWEPLQGTDATWEEGILGRVASTQTPYFSESAWEDPQCLRPDLLRGLRGFMALPLISHQELTGVLAVGRTTPFDAEDVQLVTALADLASNALARIRHYRALEERLEELRGLHEIDLAITHTLDLDEVLSQILEHTLPRLGMDAGSVYLLEGDSDILVCRAALGFKSLHVWHARPSVGLGLVGEVAKRRAPILLSGHEELLRKCRRSDMLAEEGFSAYAGLPLLLGPKLIGVLNFSRVSLAISRPSG
- a CDS encoding HD-hydrolase domain, with translation MMLATQTTMAINNSQLHSELQLAHAELIATYDSTIEGWARAMDYRDSETLGHSARVTGITLTLMREFGATPDDLVIIRRGALLHDIGKMAIPDSILRKPGPLTPEEWELMRKHPLIAIELLRPIKFLEPSLPIPAYHHERWDGTGYPFGLKGEEIPLPARVFAVVDVWDALISDRPYRPAWPREKALEYIAEQAGKQFDPEAVRVFLDLARKGHIFTGT